One part of the Anguilla anguilla isolate fAngAng1 chromosome 11, fAngAng1.pri, whole genome shotgun sequence genome encodes these proteins:
- the LOC118208354 gene encoding probable Bax inhibitor 1 isoform X2, which produces MNVFDRNINFDALFKFSQISSSTQQHLKNVYSSLSLCMLVAAAGSYVHVVTRLFQGGILSLLGSLGMMAWLAMTPHNQETEKQRLGMLAGFAFFTGVGLGPTMDYVIAINPGIIVTAFLATSVVFVCFTLSALYARRRAYLFLGGTLMSALSILLLVSLVNLFLGSAILFKAHLYLGLAVMCGFVLFDTQLIIEKAELGDKDYIWHCVDLFLDFVTIFRKIMVILAMNEKDKKKEKK; this is translated from the exons ATGAACGTGTTTGACCGCAACATCAACTTTGACGCTCTGTTCAAATTCTCACAAAT TTCCAGCTCCACTCAGCAGCACCTGAAGAATGTGTATTCCAGTCTttccctgtgcatgctggtggCGGCCGCTGGCTCCTACGTCCATGTGGTCACAAGGCTCTTCCAG GGCGGGATCCTGAGCCTCCTGGGCTCCCTGGGAATGATGGCCTGGCTCGCCATGACGCCCCACAACCAGGAGACGGAGAAGCAGCGGCTCGGAATGCTGGCCGGTTTCGCCTTCTTCACAG GTGTGGGGCTGGGGCCTACCATGGACTACGTCATTGCCATTAACCCAGG cATCATTGTGACAGCTTTCCTGGCCACCTCCGTCGTCTTTGTGTGCTTCACTCTCAGCGCCTTGTACGCCCGGCGCAGGGCTTACCTCTTCCTGGGAG GGACCCTGATGTCTGCTCTCTCCATCCTGCTTCTGGTGTCCCTCGTCAACCTGTTCTTGGGGTCGGCGATACTCTTTAAG GCTCACCTGTACCTGGGACTGGCCGTGATGTGCGGCTTCGTGCTCTTCGACACGCAGCTCATCATCGAGAAGGCGGAGCTCGGCGACAAGGACTACATCTG GCACTGTGTTGACCTCTTCCTGGACTTTGTGACCATCTTCAGGAAGATCATGGTCATCCTGGCCATGAACGAGAAG GacaagaagaaggagaagaagtaG
- the LOC118208354 gene encoding probable Bax inhibitor 1 isoform X1: protein MNVFDRNINFDALFKFSQISSSTQQHLKNVYSSLSLCMLVAAAGSYVHVVTRLFQGGILSLLGSLGMMAWLAMTPHNQETEKQRLGMLAGFAFFTGVGLGPTMDYVIAINPGIIVTAFLATSVVFVCFTLSALYARRRAYLFLGGTLMSALSILLLVSLVNLFLGSAILFKAHLYLGLAVMCGFVLFDTQLIIEKAELGDKDYIWHCVDLFLDFVTIFRKIMVILAMNEKQDKKKEKK, encoded by the exons ATGAACGTGTTTGACCGCAACATCAACTTTGACGCTCTGTTCAAATTCTCACAAAT TTCCAGCTCCACTCAGCAGCACCTGAAGAATGTGTATTCCAGTCTttccctgtgcatgctggtggCGGCCGCTGGCTCCTACGTCCATGTGGTCACAAGGCTCTTCCAG GGCGGGATCCTGAGCCTCCTGGGCTCCCTGGGAATGATGGCCTGGCTCGCCATGACGCCCCACAACCAGGAGACGGAGAAGCAGCGGCTCGGAATGCTGGCCGGTTTCGCCTTCTTCACAG GTGTGGGGCTGGGGCCTACCATGGACTACGTCATTGCCATTAACCCAGG cATCATTGTGACAGCTTTCCTGGCCACCTCCGTCGTCTTTGTGTGCTTCACTCTCAGCGCCTTGTACGCCCGGCGCAGGGCTTACCTCTTCCTGGGAG GGACCCTGATGTCTGCTCTCTCCATCCTGCTTCTGGTGTCCCTCGTCAACCTGTTCTTGGGGTCGGCGATACTCTTTAAG GCTCACCTGTACCTGGGACTGGCCGTGATGTGCGGCTTCGTGCTCTTCGACACGCAGCTCATCATCGAGAAGGCGGAGCTCGGCGACAAGGACTACATCTG GCACTGTGTTGACCTCTTCCTGGACTTTGTGACCATCTTCAGGAAGATCATGGTCATCCTGGCCATGAACGAGAAG CAGGacaagaagaaggagaagaagtaG